In the Phaseolus vulgaris cultivar G19833 chromosome 7, P. vulgaris v2.0, whole genome shotgun sequence genome, one interval contains:
- the LOC137830296 gene encoding glucomannan 4-beta-mannosyltransferase 9, which translates to MEAFEGARDDISSQVGLIWSQVKEPVMVPLLRVAVFVCLGMSIMMLVERVYMGFVICLVKLFGRRPEKRYKWESLKEDVELGNSSYPMVLVQVPMYNEREVYQLSIGAACGLSWPSDRIIVQILDDSTDPSIKELVQMECSRWASKGVNIKYEVRDNRNGYKAGALKEGMKRSYVKQCDYVAIFDADFQPEPDFLWRTVPFLVNNPELGLVQARWKFVNANECLMTRMQEMSLDYHFTVEQEVGSSTYAFFGFNGTAGVWRISALNEAGGWKDRTTVEDMDLAVRASLKGWKFLYLANLKVKNELPSTLKAYRYQQHRWSCGPANLFRKMVMEIIRNKKVSLWKKIYVVYSFFFVRKVVAHLNTFVFYCIVLPATVVVPEVAVPKWGAVYIPSIITLLNAVGTPRSLHLLVFWILFENTMSLHRTKATIIGLLEASRVNEWIVTEKLGDALKGKGGGKAAKKIRFRIGDRIHMLELLVGFYLFFCGCYDVMFGKNRFYIFLYIQSIAFFIMAFGYVGTIVPNS; encoded by the exons ATGGAAGCGTTTGAAGGGGCGAGGGATGACATTTCATCCCAAGTGGGTCTGATTTGGAGCCAAGTGAAGGAGCCAGTGATGGTGCCACTGCTGAGAGTTGCAGTGTTTGTGTGCTTGGGCATGTCGATTATGATGTTGGTGGAGAGGGTGTACATGGGGTTTGTGATTTGCTTGGTGAAGCTGTTCGGTAGAAGACCCGAGAAGCGTTACAAGTGGGAGTCTCTGAAGGAGGACGTTGAGTTGGGAAACTCTAGTTATCCCATGGTCTTGGTCCAAGTCCCAATGTACAACGAAAGAGAG GTTTATCAACTCTCAATCGGTGCTGCTTGTGGCCTTTCTTGGCCTTCAGACAGGATCATCGTACAAATTCTTGATGATTCTACTGACCCATCAATCAAG GAGTTGGTGCAAATGGAATGTAGCAGATGGGCAAGCAAAGGAGTGAACATAAAGTACGAAGTGAGGGACAACAGAAATGGGTACAAAGCAGGGGCTCTGAAAGAAGGGATGAAACGTAGCTACGTGAAGCAATGTGACTATGTGGCCATATTTGACGCGGATTTTCAACCAGAACCTGATTTCCTCTGGCGAACTGTCCCATTCCTAGTCAACAACCCTGAACTTGGTCTCGTTCAGGCACGCTGGAAGTTTG TGAATGCCAATGAATGTTTGATGACAAGAATGCAAGAGATGTCACTGGATTACCATTTTACTGTGGAACAAGAAGTGGGGTCTTCCACTTACGCCTTCTTTGGCTTCAATG GAACTGCGGGTGTATGGAGAATTTCGGCGCTGAATGAAGCTGGGGGGTGGAAGGATAGAACCACAGTGGAAGATATGGACCTGGCTGTCCGAGCCAGTCTTAAAGGATGGAAATTCTTATACCTCGCCAATTTGAAG GTTAAAAATGAATTACCAAGTACTCTGAAGGCCTACCGGTACCAACAGCACAGGTGGTCTTGTGGACCAGCCAATCTTTTCAGGAAAATGGTCATGGAGATAATAAGGAACAAG AAAGTATCCTTGTGGAAGAAGATATATGTGGTTTACAGCTTCTTCTTCGTCCGGAAGGTCGTGGCCCACTTAAACACTTTCGTGTTCTACTGCATTGTCTTACCTGCAACAGTTGTGGTGCCTGAGGTGGCGGTACCCAAGTGGGGTGCTGTTTATATCCCTTCCATCATCACACTCCTAAATGCTGTGGGAACTCCAAG GTCACTCCACTTACTGGTCTTCTGGATTCTCTTTGAGAATACCATGTCTCTGCATCGAACAAAGGCTACAATTATTGGTCTACTAGAGGCTAGCCGAGTGAATGAATGGATTGTCACCGAAAAACTTGGAGATGCTCTTAAGGGTAAAGGTGGGGGTAAAGCAGCCAAGAAGATTCGTTTCAGGATTGGAGACAG AATTCACATGCTGGAACTTCTTGTTGGATTCTACCTTTTCTTCTGTGGCTGCTATGATGTTATGTTCGGGAAAAACCGGTTCTATATATTCCTATATATTCAATCAATTGCTTTCTTCATCATGGCATTTGGATATGTTGGCACTATCGTTCCCAACTCCTAA